The Dreissena polymorpha isolate Duluth1 chromosome 4, UMN_Dpol_1.0, whole genome shotgun sequence region TGCTAGAACGGAAGTAACCGCTGAAATACATTATGCAAATTAGGGTAATTCCAATTTTCAGATCTATTTTTAGATCGAAACTAGACGGGGTTTAATTATTTTCGTACTTGGTCGGAAGACTTTCGATCGGCGAACAAATCTTGTATTTAATCCAAGATCTTTAAGcaccttgtttgttttttccccAACTCGCAAAAAATGGCGAGTATCTAAATGTTGCACTCGCATTTTAGACgtgttttttaaaatgtactcGCAAATGGCCTGTTTGCGAGTGCTTAATTCGAGCCCTGCAAATAGGgtaaactgccactatatacacatagagaaaaatgccccgcccactggcggccatgttttttaaccgatcttgaccattttcacTCTtgtctgagacatcaattgaaccaatgttttgaccatatttcatgatgattgggcaaaaattgtgacttctagagtgtttacaaggtttctctatagccaaataaggaaaactgccccacttaCTGGCGCCATAtctttcaacggatcggaaccacttttgaactcaaccaagatatcatcaagacaaacattttgacaaaggtacatgaagatcgggcatgaaatgtgacttctacagtgtttacaaggtttttcttttttttttgacctagtgaccatagtttttaacccggcacaacccagtttcaaactcggccgaaatttcattgggacaaagccgctgaccaagtttcatgaatatgggaccagaaatgtggcctctagagtgtttatacaTCATAGATCAAAGTGAACCATATTCACAAGATGCTACAGTTTTGTTATGTGTTCCATAGATCCATGTATACACTACAGGCATTGTTTTGCAACACGTCTCTGAAACATTTAAAACCGGAAAAAGAGCATGAATCACCCATGATTCAGACTTAACCTTCACTACAGTCTACAGGCTACAGTTACAGCTGCAATGGTGAAACTGCGGAAATGTCAATATAAATCTATCATTCATGGATGTGAGGAGAGCGGTTTTTCAGTATGTTTTACTATAACATTTATCATCCATCAGTGATATGAATCACTTGTTCATTTATTGATCAtcacattctttaaaaaaatatttccatgGATACCACGAAATTGAGAACCGCAACGATGCGTGTGAAATATAAATACCCATCATGGCGTTGACataatgtattcaatatattCTAGTCATTGCATAGCCAAAATAAAGTCATACAAGTAGGAGATACTAGTCCGTTTATTATACGAAAGCATAAAACGCGCCGGTGATCACATCAGATTGCCGTGGTTTACACCGTGGCGTTAAAAGTGCCGACATCACGTGACCGCTTCAATCTTCGCGGGTCATATGTGAAATTAACGTTCAAAATGCAGCCTTTGTTATAAATTATCGGAGGAGtaaatgacaaaaataacaatacataatagAAACAATGTATTAATGAACATGTCAATTGCAAAtatcttattaaatatatatttttacttcaAACATATCCGCAATAGTCTTCATTCGCACAGAGATAAAATATTTATTCAGCTCAGACCGCTTTCGGTACGCCCATTCTGTCAGAAATTTAAATATCCaagttttaatttcaaaagtaataatgCAGTCTTTAGTTAGTAGAAATACTCACCTTGGCTCCAATCTGGTTTCCACACTGACCAGCTTGAAGATGAACGATTTCACGCATGTTAAATAGTTTTCACTGAACAACGTTCCTTCCCTCACCAGGCGACTCCAGCCGTTACGATGACTAACACACCACTGCGCTTGAATTTATAAATTACACAGTTTTCTAGTTTTCTATTGGCTGCGGCGAGCATTGGTTTCCAGCGCAACGGAGCGCGCTATCAGTAGTTTTTATGAGTAGTATGAGTATTGAGTAGTATTTCGAAACAGTAAGGTTAGTCGGGAACCATTGTGAATTGGCGCGTGCAACGTAGGCGGTTTAATAATCGGGAAAAGTGTTCACTGGTCAAGTTCAAATAAAcaatcatttattaaaacattgttcCAATGATAATCTTCGTATACGCACAATCCACCATCGGTATAACAATGAACGTGAATTTATACAACTACATACATGTACCCCGAAGCGACCTGGATTGGTTGTAACTAAAACTTAATTAATTGACATAATTAAGAAAGTCACGAATTCAACTGGAGGGACAAAAGAGGCGCATGCGTTGGATTCAAAAGTGACGTAAACGAGCATCTATGGACTTCATGAGAAAACAAAATTGCCGAGGTATCGATGCTGGTCAGGGCGAATTATATTTAGCTACGCCGAGAGACAGATAAAGTGACAGGATGCGGATAAACAAAGACAGCgcctagtctcatttataagacgcgcaaagaatttagagatacttttaatatgggctaaattctttggaactccaaatattaccttcataaaaagtagcttaatatttgagagcgtcaacaagttggactaagaCAGCGCCCTGCTATTTACAAACGATTTTTCTACGAGTCGCCGTGAACGAAATGTTCAtatgcatttaaattttattttaaaacgcacatataatatgtatttcattCAGTGAACAGGTCATATGTCATATTGTTCTCTTTCTTCACTCGTTGACATAACATCGCATTAAATACGGATTCGCAAACAGTTTACTAACAAACACACAGGTAGTAGTTTTTCACGTAACATCGGCTTTTCCGTAAAATGtggttataaatatgttttttgcatCTCAAACTGAATGgaaatatttaaatcattaaaacacTTTAGAGGTTAAGTGAAATTGAATATAACAAAAGTCAGTGGAGTGGTATTTTGTAAAGATAGTGGTAACGTTATGAATGTATTGTTTTAACAGTTTCACATGTAACCCTCGATTTGTATTTGTCAGTGGTTTAACACTTGTATATGTTGATAATTGgaccaataaatatttaaacataaaatcacctGACTGACTTACATAGTACGTTCAGCATACAGTTTTCATGTGGTGAAACAGGTTTTACGGTTGAAAATTAAAAGGGAGCTCATCGTATCGGACCCACATTCATTTAGAAAGGTTATTGGTAAGAGCTACATCCCCTGCAATGTATTAAACAAATCTACAGCgatgaatttattttgtttttgttgttgaaaacaatcGTCAATAAAATGAAAGAGTTATGGCTTATTTCGCGGTTGTTTTCTTTGCCGCACTACAACCTCACATATTAAAACAAACGTAGTGTAAGATCAAATCTGATACCCTAATCCGAGAATGCAAACACTAAacaatgatttaattaaaaaGGCTTGAAGATCAAACATGTACGTGTAACATATTTGATCACTTCACATATTTATTAAGGATTGGTTCAGCGACTCGACAAGTACTCATGCTAACGGCTAATTATACGGACTAACAAAATACAGGTACATTGGTATATGGTCTTTTTGTCGCATTTTCCTCTTTTCAAATATAGCCTGTAATGTATGTTCAGCTCAATGTTTCTTTCAAGACCTAAATACTTTTTTGCACACTGGCAATAAACCTGATGATGCTCCGATGTTGATATCTCAACAATATTACCGTAAGTTATTCTAAGCACAAAGCCGATACCGAAACGTTTACTCACATACAATGCAGAaccaaaaaatatgttatgtatatatatatatgtgtgtgtcgtatgaacaaatctgcagaAATAGTGGGCATTTCCTAAAATACGTAGATCTCTAACTCTATACTGTACAACAAAGATAGTCATCCCGTATTTCATAACATAATTTTACACTTTTTGAAGAAAAGAAAGAACGCTTCCTATTTTGCTTAGTTAAGGTATTTTTAACAATTGCGACAACACCAGctcgtgcagtccgcacaggctaatcagggacgacactttccgcctaaacgtgattttcggtaagaagggacttccttgaaactaaaaataccatacaagcggaaagtgtcgtccctgattagcctgtgcggactgcacgagcttatctgggacaacattttacgcacatgcattaagccgagttttctcagaacgcggctcaattctttaaaataaatcccaTGGGATCGCAAGTGTCCATTCCCCGTGGATCACAGGATTTGTAGAGGCTTACACTGCTAAAACACTTGGTTAAATCTTCTCCTGAAAACCAAAGGTCTAATATTTGGCATCCAACATCTAATGCCTGTGTTCCACCAAAAGTGTGGCCCGTTTAGTTAAGTttactttattattgaaaatgtttgtaataaatacATGACAAAAAGAGCACGAAGCATTctcaaaacaaaaatattcttAATAGAAAGGCTTTGAAATCAAATTGCTTAAGGACCGAATCGACTCTaattcaaaatcaaaaataaattaatgtgcTATATAAGCGAACTCGATAGAATAgaacaatatgtgtttgttttttgtgatGTTCATGCAAATTTCGCAACAAAAACTTAGTTTTCAAAAAACTCAAGTTTGCTCTAGATTACTGTAGAAtctaaatttaaaacattttgaaaatggaTATAAATTTTTTAATTCAGCCCTTTATCTATCTTAGGCAAAATAATTAAATCCTAATAGATTCAACTTCATATCCAGTGAGTATATTGCATGATTTTCAAATCGCATACTTCAATAGGGGAATTTGCGCTGCCTGGTTCAGAATCTGAACAAATAATTCAAACCTTAAATTTCGAATGCTAACTATACTCTAAGAAGACACCATTTTCGGAAAGAAAGTCAAATACGAGCACCACTCGTTTATTAGTCAGGGATCGAGTTTcaaatcttctttttttaaagccAGATCGAATTTTGAAAATTGCTGTTATACCATAAAGTGGGCATTCCATATGgtattgacagacagacagacgacagacagacagacagacagacagacagacagacagacagacagacagacagacagacagacaggacagacagacagacagacagacagacagacagacagacagacagacagacagacagacagaagacagacagacagacagacagacagacagacagacagacagacagacagacagacagacagacagacagacagacagacagacagacagacagacagacagacagacagacagacagacagacagacagacagacagacagacagacagacagacagacagacagacgacaggacagacagacagacagacgaagacagacagacagacagacagacagacagacagacagaccgacagacagaccgacagacagacgacagaccgacgaccgacagaccgacagacagacagacagacagacagacagacagacagacagacagacagacagatagacagacagacagacagacagacagacagacagacagacatacgataggcagacagacagacacacacacacacacaaagacacacaccgacacacacagacagacagacaggcaggcagacagacagacaggcagaaagacagacacacagaccgaCAAACAAAGACAGACACATAAAGACATACAGAaatacacacagacagacacacagacagacaggcggacagaaagacagacacacagccacatacagacagacacacacacacacacacacagacacacacagacagacagaaagacacacagacaaaccatataattattatttactgCGTATAATGTTATATGCTGTGACAGAAATTTGTTGGCACGGTGGAATAAATTGATTGGACCAGACAGAATATAATCATGTGTGCATCAGTATACAGTTGAAAATGTTAAACATCAAGTTCgacatatatattacaatactgACATGCTGCTTTTGgcacttaaatatattaaaaatttcattttttttctctaaCACTTAGTTATAGTCATAGCCTAAGCACCTCTTTGATAGCCTAAATAGGGCGTTAACTAGATAAGATTCAACACATAAATACAATCTTGATACAATTTTTATTACTAAACACTTTATTCTGGCGATCAATCAGTCATGTAAATTTTTCAACAAAACAGCTTTTAAGCATGCCAAAATATAAATCTATTGATTTTTATCGCGAGTTAAGTAGGTGAATCAATTACCGCTAATAGCCCCCCCACTCCTCACAGAACCAAAGTTATATTTcgcaattaaaacaaaactacaCTGCAAATTATCAAAACTAAATCTCTGCATTTCACAATAAAGGTGTTGGATTATTGCTGTTCTGCTTTATTAATCGACGCATTATTGATTCCCGTTATTGGCGTGGCATGTTGTTTTAAGTAAGCGATTACGTTTACTGGCAGTATATTGAGCGCTATAAATGAAATTTGAATGATTTATTTCATAGAAAATGcttgaaatttatttaaaaagaggTTAACCTTTTCTATAAAAATGATGGTTGTTCAAAGCATGATTCACTGGTCAAAAATTGTCACttgtttttatgtacatatattgaaaattaaatagaaaataatattaaaccCAAGGTAATATGCGGGTCCACTACCAGTTTTTTCATCAGGACCCTGAAGCCAAAATTGACCCCGTCCTGGAGTTTATTTGTTCTCTTTATATCTGAAAAGCGAGAACTTTAAAAATATGCTGCTCTGAAACCACAAGGTACATATGTTTAGTATTCGTTTTGTAACATCATTAATTTTGATGACAACCTTCCATGTTTCATCAAATACCCAATCTCTGGGTTGGAAATGGGCATTGCCTTGGGGGTATGTCGACTTGGTACCGCCTTGGGGGTATGTCGACTTGGTACCGCCTTAGGGGTAAGCTGACTCCATTATGCATGTAGTGAAAGTTTTCTTCATCCAGACTATAAAGCTCCACGAGAGCCTAGCGGTCTTTCTTTAGCATAATGTAGTGGGCTGATACAAAGTGTATTTAAATCATACCTATGGGATCTGAACTGGCAATGCCACAGAGGTTCGCATGATATACAAAGTAtggattttaataaaatatgactgTACAAATCTTCACCTTTGAAACAAGAGGGTCTAGAGGCGTGGTATGGTATGCAACATCATGTAGTAATCTTCTACCAAACATATTAAAATCATtacttttttgtcaaatttgacTCGACTGGTAAGTTGcttgttttcatcatttacatagcgaaaatatttgaatattttcccGCTAAGATCACTCTAGTATCACAatgtgagccgcgttctgggaaaactgggcttaatgcatgtgcggaaagtgtcgccccagattagcatgtgatgtACGCCCAGGCAAAtaagagacgacacttaacgaacttaagcaccgttttcccacaAGGAAGCTCATAAAATCAGGAGAGCAATACAGATCCACCACGACCCTTACGTTGTTCCTATTATGCCACTAAGCGATGCTTAATTCAATACACCTTTCATGTCTTTACCATACAGCAACGCCCCTTCAATTTGTGTGAATATAGCGGACCAATATTGCACAATATTGAAATTCATACGCTTTTCAAACGCAGATTATTTAATTCAATATAGTTTTAAAGGAACGGGATATATCTGGTCGATACCGCCCATGGAATATTGATTCGTGTATTGGATTAAGGATTTGAACTTACTTAATATCGGAATGAATGGTTTAAAGATCTATAGGTATTTATTTGAACAGTACTGAAATGCAATCATGCTAAGGCGTTAGCtgaataattgtttgtttccacAAACGGGACCGACCCTTAGTTTAATTGCTGACCCTTAACTTTTTTGTACTCCAGGGTTagctttcaataaaaaaaatctaacttCTATaagaaaatcaaaattaaatttcaCATACTTTGTGAATTAAGAAATATATCTTGCAAAGAAGTTTGGAAGATATCTATTATTGAAGAATTATTCAAGCGAGAAAAAATTGATTATGTTAATACAAACGCTTAACGTATACACAGATTTGCAAACCAACCAACctttaatattttaaagatgtAAGGACACAACGAAATAATTTGTTTGGCCTTAAAGTAAATCTACCAAGCATTATACACTCTTTGGGTTAAGTTAATATTCCTTTTGTAAAATCGACCAATAGAAATCGGTCCGTTGTAATTTATATGACGCACAGTTGTGGTTACAGATCTTAGCGACGATATACAAACCGGCGAGGGAAGGAACCATTGATCAGTGAAACTAACAGACACCAACATGCGTGAAATTGTCCATCTTCAGGCCGGCCAATGTGGCAACCAGATTGGAGCTAAGGTCAGTGTTTAAACTTGTTACTGTTGATAATAACAATCTTCCACGTTTCTTGTTGATTTCCGTATATTTAATTTATGTCAAAAAATTCTGAATCAGTGACTTAAACCGCCACCGTTCTAAATTATCCAACCACTTTAAATCAAGCTTTACAGTTACGATAACCGAAGGTTTTGTTCTTGATCAATAGAGAAGCTTCCGTGAACAACACCGTCAGAAGGTCGTcttcaaaattgtgtttttgtccaaGTTTCGTTTTGAATTCAATATTGGTTGAACGGATTGACATGAACAACTATTttctaagtttttttttaatgttcaataaGGGTGGTGAATACGGACACCTTCGACTTGatttagttttgtttacattattgtGCCTATCGGCTTACATCTTGTTTTAACTGTTGCCAAAAACGTTCCAAATTAGTGGATTTAGGCACCGCGCCAGTATTTGTGATACAAAACATGTCTGAGCATGATTTTGTTTATCTGAGCGCGAGTAAAGACAAAGATATGTCGTAGTGATTTCCAATAATAGACGGTGGAAAGGTTCTCTCTTTAGGAGTTTCTTGCCAGTTTAATGAAGTaaataaagtgtgtttattaaatcCATTTAACTTCTTTGCGGTCTGCTATTAGACATTATTTTTCGTACCTGTTTTCGTTCCATATCCAGTTCTGGGAAGTTATTTCCGACGAGCATGGTATCGACCCAACCGGAACCTACCATGGTGACTCCGACCTCCAGCTCGAGAGAATCAATGTTTACTACAATGAGGCCACCGGTAAGTTATCGTGGCTTATAAGATACCtttatgggggggggggtcttATGTTACACTAAGTTTTATTGTGTTATATGTTAATCTGTACATGGTGTGTTCTCAAATGCTTCGCATAAATACAATCATGAAATCAATTGTAAGAAAGCCGCTACTTCAACGAAGTATGcatttaaattcatttgaaatgtCGTGCGAGTTATTTATCTACGAATATGCGTGTCGTCGCATAAACCCGAGCTTACGCGTGAATACGTTGCTTTTCAGCGCAGATCGGGAAAATTGTCAATTTTTAAAAGGCACACTTGCGCATCATTATAGTGCAAGATTACTAGTACATGTTTTTCTGGTCAATACATACAGTGTTCGTCTTAGTGTCTCCCAATTCATCAGCTTGGTATACGCTCTTTAGAAACATGTTGCTATTTGTCATAGTATCTGTACTTATGAAATCAGTAGCATATGTTTTCCTTTGGATAAGTTGGATTGTACAACAGGTCATACTGCGTAGTTGGTACCGCCTTAGGGTATTGTTCTTGCATTCTCCGTATGCGCGCGTTACATCAAAGTTTGCAATAACGTTGGTCTAAAGCAATATCGTAACTGTAGATGTTACACTTCTTTCAGGTGGAAAATATGTTCCCCGCGCCGTGCTTGTCGACCTTGAGCCGGGAACAATGGACTCCGTGAGATCCGGTCCATTCGGACAGATCTTCCGGCCGGACAACTTCGTGTTTGGACAGAGCGGCGCAGGCAACAACTGGGCCAAGGGTCACTACACAGAGGGCGCTGAGCTCGTAGACTCCGTGCTCGACGTCGTCCGCAAGGAGGCTGAGTCATGCGACTGTCTTCAGGGGTTCCAGCTCACACACTCCCTGGGTGGCGGTACCGGATCCGGTATGGGCACACTGCTCATCAGCAAGATCCGTGAGGAGTACCCAGACCGCATCATGCTTACATTCTCCGTAGTGCCATCACCGAAGGTGCGAAtgagttatatatttatattcgttTTTGTGTAACATTTATTCATAAACTTTTTCCAAACAACATACTCTATAAATTTGTGTATGTTAGAAGAATCGAAATTTAAACTTATAACTCGGTCGATTTTTGTTTCAGGTATCAGACACCGTTGTTGAGCCTTACAACGCCACCCTGTCCGTTCACCAGCTTGTTGAGAATACCGACGAGACCTACTGTATCGACAACGAGGCTCTCTACGACATCTGCTTCAGGACCCTGAAACTCACCACACCCACATACGGAGACTTGAACCACCTCGTGTCCGCCACAATGTCCGGTGTAACCACTTGTCTCCGATTCCCGGGTCAACTGAACGCTGATCTCCGCAAACTCGCCGTGAACATGGTGCCCTTCCCGCGTCTGCATTTCTTCATGCCCGGGTTCGCTCCACTTACATCCCGCGGTAGCCAGCAGTACAGGGCCCTCACTGTCCCTGAGCTCACACAGCAGATGTTTGACGCCAAGAACATGATGGCCGCCTGCGACCCGCGTCACGGCAGGTACTTGACGGTCGCTGCCATCTTCCGTGGGCGCATGTCTATGAAGGAAGTCGACGAACAGTTGCTGAACGTACAGAACAAGAACAGCAGCTACTTCGTTGAATGGATCCCCAACAACGTGAAGACCGCCGTCTGCGATATTCCCCCACGTGGTCTCAAGATGTCCGCTACCTTCATCGGCAACAGCACCGCCATCCAGGAGCTGTTCAAGCGCATCTCTGAGCAGTTCACCGCTATGTTCCGTCGTAAGGCTTTCCTCCACTGGTACACCGGCGAGGGCATGGACGAGATGGAATTCACTGAGGCCGAGTCGAACATGAACGACCTTGTTTCTGAGTACCAGCAGTACCAGGACGCCACCGCGGAGGAGGAGGGAGAGTTTGACGAGGAGGAGGGCGAAGGTGAAGCTCAGTAAACAAAACAGAGCACGCAACTCTAGACTTTACCATCTGTTATGCAAAATATCGATTTTTTCGTTTGTCATTTACAACTTGACAAATTAACTGAAAAACTATGTAAACATTCTTTGTAAAACACGATCGATCTACTTGTAT contains the following coding sequences:
- the LOC127876095 gene encoding tubulin beta chain-like, with translation MREIVHLQAGQCGNQIGAKFWEVISDEHGIDPTGTYHGDSDLQLERINVYYNEATGGKYVPRAVLVDLEPGTMDSVRSGPFGQIFRPDNFVFGQSGAGNNWAKGHYTEGAELVDSVLDVVRKEAESCDCLQGFQLTHSLGGGTGSGMGTLLISKIREEYPDRIMLTFSVVPSPKVSDTVVEPYNATLSVHQLVENTDETYCIDNEALYDICFRTLKLTTPTYGDLNHLVSATMSGVTTCLRFPGQLNADLRKLAVNMVPFPRLHFFMPGFAPLTSRGSQQYRALTVPELTQQMFDAKNMMAACDPRHGRYLTVAAIFRGRMSMKEVDEQLLNVQNKNSSYFVEWIPNNVKTAVCDIPPRGLKMSATFIGNSTAIQELFKRISEQFTAMFRRKAFLHWYTGEGMDEMEFTEAESNMNDLVSEYQQYQDATAEEEGEFDEEEGEGEAQ